The window TCGCCCAAAACATGGGGAATAAACAGGAATTTTCGGAAAGAAGTCGAAATAAATCCCGGAGAAGATTTCCGTCAAGGCCAAGGGGCCAAAAGGAAGGGACGGAAGCACGACCGGGAGGTAAATCATGAAGAAATTATGGTTATTCCCCATGATCTTTTTTCTCCTCATTTTACTGGCCGGGTACTTGCGCTGGGAGAAAGGCCCGCTCCAACAGGTTGGCGCTTACCAGGTTCAACATCTGAAGGACCAATGGACCGGCCAGCGCTGGGTCATTTTGTACGGTGGTTTGGCGGAGGAGAGTAGCGACCCTGATCACCGCCCGTACCCTTTATATAGCGGCGAATGGCTGCCCTATTTTAGCCGGGAGGAGCTGGATCTCCGTCTGGAAGAGGTCTTGAACCGGCCGGAGTATCAAGGAAAAAGGCAAATATTGCAGCAAAGGATTAAGGATTTGGAGATCGAGGCGGCCCGGGTGGCGGAAAGTACCGACAAGGCCCCGGCGGTGACGGAGACGGAACGGGAGACCGTCCGTCAGGCTCTGTATGATGCGACCTGGGAGTTGAATACCCTGTACGCCGGGGCGAAACAAGTGCTGCTCGCCGAGTATCGGGGGGAGGCCAAAAAGCGGGAGCTCCTGGCGACGGCCATTTGGGGTTTCCTCCTGGTGGTGACCTTCAGCTTTGCCCTCCACTATTTCCTGGCGGAGGTTAAACGGTGGAAGCAGGTGCATGAAACCTATGAGATTGTCGAGTATGTGACGAAAAACAACCGTTATCCGTTGGGGAAATAGGGCCGCCCGTCTTATAAACCTCCTTTTTGTTGGGGACATTAAAAAGAAAAAGGAGGTTTTTTCTTATGGGGAAGCTTAAAGTAGGGATCATCGGTTGCGGCCTGGCCTGGGAAAGGTTACATTACCCGGCCTTTCAGGAACTGGCCGATAAATATGAGGTGGCGGCGGTTTGCGATCGCAAACGGGAAGTGGCGGAGGATTGGGGGCGGCGGCTGGGCTTGGATCCGGCCCGGGATGTCTTTACCGATTACCGCCAGATGTTGGAACGCCCCGATCTACAGGTGATCGATATTTTAGTGCCGATTCCGCAAAACCATGCGGTGGCCGAAGAGGTGGCCCGGGCCGGGAAACACATTATCCTGGAAAAACCGCTGGGTGCCACCTATGAACAGGCGGTGGCCACCACTGAACTGCCCTACCGGTATGGGATTAAAATGATGATTGCGGAAAACTACCGGTACAGTGAAGAGTTCAACATCATCCGCCGGCTTGTCGCCGAAAAGAAGGTCGGCGCCCCGGTCTTCTTCATTTACCACAGCAGTAGCTGTTTTCCCTGTGCAATGAAGAAAAACACCTTTGCGGCCACCGAGTGGCGGCAGCATCCCCAGTACCCGGGGGGAGATCTCCTGGACGCGGCCATTCATGACCTGGCCGGTCTGCGCCACCTGTTTGGCGGGATCAAACACCTGTCCGCGTTTGGGGTCCCGCAGGATGATGACTTTAGCCCGTACGCCGTGGTTACGGTCAATATGGAATTTATGAGCGGAGTCGTGGGGAGCTTTTCCTATTTCCCGGCCGGACGTGAA of the Capillibacterium thermochitinicola genome contains:
- a CDS encoding Gfo/Idh/MocA family protein encodes the protein MGKLKVGIIGCGLAWERLHYPAFQELADKYEVAAVCDRKREVAEDWGRRLGLDPARDVFTDYRQMLERPDLQVIDILVPIPQNHAVAEEVARAGKHIILEKPLGATYEQAVATTELPYRYGIKMMIAENYRYSEEFNIIRRLVAEKKVGAPVFFIYHSSSCFPCAMKKNTFAATEWRQHPQYPGGDLLDAAIHDLAGLRHLFGGIKHLSAFGVPQDDDFSPYAVVTVNMEFMSGVVGSFSYFPAGREVQRPAVGLRIFGTHGQIYLEDTDCGVVNIFYHDGGHEMIGYQPNRGYYNELLNFYNALYGTEEIAVTPEVELGDFRTVYAILQSIKDQDIVKVDRAPAYAMA